From the genome of Tenericutes bacterium MZ-XQ:
GATGGCTTTTCTCATCATACTGATACCAGCACCATCATAGTTTGCGACAAACGATGGTGCTAAAGAAACAATGACTTGATCATGTTGTTGTAATAACACTTTAACTTTTTCGATATCACTGACAATCTCTTTAGCATTTTGAGGACAATCTACATAGCAGTTACCACATAGGATACACTCGTTTTTAACAACACTTGCTTGATTACCAGAAAACTTAATCGATTTAACCGGACAATGTCTAATGCATTTATAACAATTCTTACATTGATTACGGTTTAATGCAATAATCTCACTCATGATCTACCTCACTTTATATTTGATAGAATTTCTTTATGAAATAAATCTTCTATATTCTCTTCATTTGCAGAAAAATGTTTTCCATTAAACTCTATGCTTACGCCTTTTTGACAATTGCCCATGCAAAACTTTCCACATAAATCAACTGATGTTTCAAGACCGTGTGCTTTTACTAACTCTTGTAAAGCACTAACAACTAATCTTGAACCTTTTAAATGACATGAACTACCGATACAAACATTGATTTTCATAACTTCTTATCTCCTAAATATCATTTCTTTGATTGATAATTTCTAATAGCTTATCTTTTTCATTCTTTTTCGCTTTTAAAAGCCTAGCAGCAGCAACAATTGGTAACCATGCTTTAACATAGGTCTTCGATGTCTTTGTTTTTTGACAATAAAGATCAAGATATTTCTCTGCATGCTCTTGATTATCATTGATTAAAAAATCTAAGTAGGTTGCGGATGCATCTCCAGATGCATTTCCAATAGTTGCATGTGCCCAGTCAATGATATAATATCTTCCATCTTGATCTATAATAATATTTGATGGATTAAAATCACCGTGACAAAGTTTTTTATGTACTCTCATCATATCTAGTTTTCTTTGTAACTCATATCTAGTTGTTGCAAGTAAATCTGTTTTTTCTATCTTTTCAATCAGTCTATCTTTTTGCTTTCGCAAATGCATAATGTTTTGTTGATGTACTTCTAACTGTAGGTTTACAAAGATTTCAAGATAATGATCAAAACGATCACTGTTTTTTTGCATGATATGTTCAAGTGTTTGTCCTTGAACATATGCATAAACCATGACCCATTGTCCGTTCTGCTCAGTAACAGATAAAAGTTTTGGTACACAAAGCTCTGTCTCTTCTACTCGAGCATGATTTAATGCTTCATTTAACACTTGAGCTTTCGTGTAGTTTTTATGAAAAGTTTTAATCACTAATGCTCCATCTTTAAATATCGTTTTATCATTTCTAATACCGATAATTTTTTCCATATTTATCAAGTCACTTCCGATCGTGTGTAAGTTTTGCTAATACTGATAAAGAACATGCCATGTTCTCATTTTTAACAATAATATGTTTGGGAACATCTAAAATCACAGGTGCAAAGTTCCATATGGCTTTGATGTTGCTTTCGACCATGAGGTCACAAATACTTTGTGCCATGTCTTTTGGAACTGTTATGATGCCAATATCAATCTTTTTAAGTTTGCATATCGCTTTGAAGCGGTGAATATGCTCGTATGAGTTGTTTAAATCAAAGGCAGCAACAATCTTTATATGATAAGGATCAAAACCATTGTAGTGATAAAGGGCTTTGCCTAATCTTCCCATACCAACAATAGCTGCTCTTGTCTCATGATCATATCCCATATAGCTTTTAAGGTCATTGAGTAACTGACTAACTTCATATCCTATTTTCGGTTTTCCACCTGTACTGATTTTTGCTAAGTCTTTTCTTACCATGACTTCACCATAATTTAACTCACTTGCAATGATCGTTGCTGATATATAGCTGTTATGATAGTTTTCCAAAAATGCAATATATCCTGGAACTCTACTTAAGATAGCTTCTGATACGCCATTTTGCAACATAAAAATCACCTCACACTACTATGTTAACAAACCCATGTTTTCAAGTGAAATGCTTATTTGATATATCGATATATCTTTATCGATATATCTATATAAAAAAACTAACCACGGTTGGTTAGTTAGTAAATGTAACACCTTTTTTGAACAACTAATTCATCTAAAAACAATTGATCTACTTCACTAAATTGATAGTTCTTTTTGTATATTAACACGTCTTTATAGATCTTATCGCAGTCAGCAACTGTTCTTTCAATTAAATCATGTTTATCCAGTAACTCTTTTGGAACCCTTGAAACCCACATAAATGTTGAATGTATGGTTTCTAGTAGTGTGAACTGAGATGCTCTTTCAAAAACATATATTCTTTGATTGACCGTCTCGGGTAATTCCATCTTCTTCACTTCAGTCATCGGCATGTCAGGCACATATGGATCTGCATGTGCGATTTCTACATAATCATTTAAGTCTTTGTTATAAATTATATCTTTATGTGCAAGTGCATGATTTTTAGACATCACAATAACTGGTTTAAACTCACAAATAACCTCTGACTCAAGTGCTTTATCTTTTAGCATGAGTTTGAAATATGATTCATACTTACTCTGATATCTAATAATGCCTAAATTGTAATGTGAACTTAAAATGTTTTTAATTGCTCTTAATGCATTGGTTTCTTTATAGTATAGCTCACATTTGCATGAGACTTGTAGTTTTCTTGCAAACTCAGTAAATGATTTTGCGATATAACTTGATCTAGGAACAGAAATTGAAAATTTCACATACTCTTCGTCTTTAGCATTTAGCATATGTTCAATTTCATCGACTTCATTTAATATGCGATATGCATATTGAATGAACTCTTCTCCTTTTGATGTTAATCTCATCCCTTTAGAGCTTCTTGTAAATATTTCAATATTTAAAGAAGCTTCAAGTTCCTTGATC
Proteins encoded in this window:
- a CDS encoding NADH dehydrogenase, with protein sequence MKINVCIGSSCHLKGSRLVVSALQELVKAHGLETSVDLCGKFCMGNCQKGVSIEFNGKHFSANEENIEDLFHKEILSNIK
- a CDS encoding aminoglycoside phosphotransferase encodes the protein MNMEKIIGIRNDKTIFKDGALVIKTFHKNYTKAQVLNEALNHARVEETELCVPKLLSVTEQNGQWVMVYAYVQGQTLEHIMQKNSDRFDHYLEIFVNLQLEVHQQNIMHLRKQKDRLIEKIEKTDLLATTRYELQRKLDMMRVHKKLCHGDFNPSNIIIDQDGRYYIIDWAHATIGNASGDASATYLDFLINDNQEHAEKYLDLYCQKTKTSKTYVKAWLPIVAAARLLKAKKNEKDKLLEIINQRNDI
- a CDS encoding LysR family transcriptional regulator; this encodes MNIMHLRYVCEIAKTQSISQAAENLFMSQPNLSRAIKELEASLNIEIFTRSSKGMRLTSKGEEFIQYAYRILNEVDEIEHMLNAKDEEYVKFSISVPRSSYIAKSFTEFARKLQVSCKCELYYKETNALRAIKNILSSHYNLGIIRYQSKYESYFKLMLKDKALESEVICEFKPVIVMSKNHALAHKDIIYNKDLNDYVEIAHADPYVPDMPMTEVKKMELPETVNQRIYVFERASQFTLLETIHSTFMWVSRVPKELLDKHDLIERTVADCDKIYKDVLIYKKNYQFSEVDQLFLDELVVQKRCYIY